From Kryptolebias marmoratus isolate JLee-2015 linkage group LG15, ASM164957v2, whole genome shotgun sequence, a single genomic window includes:
- the nae1 gene encoding NEDD8-activating enzyme E1 regulatory subunit, with protein MAATKDSKEQKYDRQLRLWGDHGQEALENAHVCLINATATGTEILKNLVLPGIGAFTIVDGHSVSGEDAGNNFFLSVDSIGKNRAQAATELLQELNSDVSGNFVEESPDKLLDNDPEFFHRFTIVIGVQLPESTCLRLGSVLWSASVPFLICKTYGLIGYMRLVVQEHSVIESHPDNALEDLRLDQPFDDFKNHIKSYDLASMEKKDHSHTPWVIIVAKFLERWLSEHNNQPPKNYKEKEAFRQMIREGIIKNENGVPEDEENFDEAIKNVNTALNPTKIPSTVEDLFNSEQCNNITAQSSVFWVMLRAVKEFVHNEGNGSLPVRGTIPDMIADSQKFINLQNVYREKAMQDSAAVSKHVECLLQSVGKPPESISEKDIKLFCKNASFLRVVRCRSLAEEYNVDSINKDEITSCMDSPDSEMVFYLMLRAVDRFYQQHSRYPGVYNYQVEEDISKLKLCVNSLLQEYSFNVNIKDDYIHEFCRYGAAEPHTVSAFLGGSAAQEAIKIISHQFVPFNNTFIYNAMSQTSATFQL; from the exons ATGGCAGCCACCAAAGACTCTAAAGAGCAAAAATACGATAGACAGCTCAG acTGTGGGGTGACCATGGTCAAGAAGCTCTGGAAAATGCACATGTATGCCTCATCAATGCCACAGCAACTGGAACAGAGATCCTGAAGAACCTGGTGCTTCCAG GGATTGGAGCATTCACCATAGTTGATGGTCACTCAGTCTCTGGGGAAGATGCAGGAAACAA cttttttcttaGCGTTGACAGTATTGGAAAG AATAGAGCACAGGCTGCCACTGAACTACTACAAGAACTGAACAGTGACGTGTCAGGAAACTTTGTAGAGGAG AGTCCAGACAAGCTTCTGGACAATGATCCAGAGTTTTTCCACAGGTTTACAATAGTTATTGGTGTCCAGTTGCCCGAAAG CACGTGTCTGAGGCTCGGCTCAGTTCTATGGAGCGCCTCTGTACCTTTTCTAATCTGCAAAACGTACGGCCTCATAGGCTACATGAGACTGGTGGTTCAGGAGCACTCGG TGATTGAATCTCATCCAGACAATGCATTAGAGGATCTACGGTTAGATCAACCTTTTGATGACTTTAAAAACCACATAAAGTCATATGACCTTGCCAGCATGGAAAAGAAG GATCACAGTCACACACCATGGGTTATCATTGTCGCTAAATTTCTGGAGAGGTGGCTCAGTGAG CACAACAATCAGCCACCAAAAAATTACAAGGAGAAAGAGGCCTTCAGACAAATGATTCGGGAAG gaATCATAAAGAATGAGAACGGTGTCCCAGAGGATGAAGAAAACTTTGATGAAGCCATTAAGAATGTCAATACTGCTTTAAACCCAACCAAG attcCCAGCACTGTTGAAGACCTTTTCAATAGTGAACAGTGTAACAACATCACAGCACAA tcGTCAGTCTTCTGGGTGATGCTGCGAGCTGTGAAGGAGTTTGTTCACAATGAAGGCAATGGAAGCCTTCCTGTGCGTGGAACCATCCCTGACATGATCGCAGACTCTCAGAAGTTCATCAATCTTCAAAATGT tTACAGGGAAAAGGCCATGCAGgattcagcagctgtttctaaGCACGTGGAGTGTCTACTACAGTCTGTTGGAAAG CCACCAGAAAGTATCTCTGAGAAGGACATCAAGCTGTTTT GTAAGAATGCATCCTTCCTGCGAGTCGTGCGTTGTAGGTCTTTGGCTGAAGAATATAATGTGGATTCAATAAACAAAGATGAAATTA CTTCTTGTATGGACAGTCCAGACAGTGAGATGGTCTTCTACCTCATGCTTCGGGCTGTTGATCGCTTCTATCAGCAGCACTCCCGCTACCCAG GCGTGTATAACTACCAGGTAGAGGAAGACATCAGCAAACTGAAGCTGTGTGTGAACAGCCTGCTGCAGGAGTACAGCTTTAATGTCAACATCAAAGATGACTACATCCACGAGTT CTGTCGGTACGGTGCAGCAGAGCCGCACACTGTTTCTGCATTCCTGGGAG GATCAGCTGCTCAAGAGGCCATTAAGATCATCAGCCACCAGTTTGTGCCCTTCAACAACACCTTCATTTATAACGCCATGTCACAGACCTCTGCCACGTTTCAGTTGTGA
- the ca7 gene encoding carbonic anhydrase 7 has translation MTGHHWGYGKEDGPSAWHKNYPVAQGNRQSPIDIIPEEATRDRDLGPIFLDYDRCTSINIANNGHSVVVEFVDSDDRSVIRGGPLDNPYRLKQFHFHWGGKGHDGSEHTVGGIGYASELHLVHWNAVKYRSFGDAAEAPDGLAVLGIFLETGDDHRWLHMITDALFMVKYKGSDTDFKGFNPKCLLPSSLHYWTYLGSLTTPPLHESVTWILLKEPIIVSDKQLGMFRMLLFNGEDEDERKRMENNFRPPQPLKGREVRSSN, from the exons ATGACAGGACACCACTGGGGATATGGGAAGGAGGACG gGCCTTCAGCATGGCATAAAAACTACCCCGTTGCCCAGGGTAACCGTCAGTCCCCTATCGACATCATTCCTGAAGAGGCCACACGTGACCGCGACCTGGGTCCCATCTTCCTGGACTATGACAGGTGTACCTCCATTAACATTGCCAATAATGGACACTCTGTAGTTGTGGAGTTTGTTGACTCTGATGATCGCTCAG TGATTCGAGGAGGCCCTCTTGACAACCCCTATAGACTGAAGCAGTTTCACTTCCACTGGGGCGGAAAGGGACATGATGGCTCAGAGCACACTGTTGGAGGAATTGGCTACGCATCAGAG CTTCACTTAGTTCACTGGAATGCAGTCAAGTATAGATCGTTTGGGGATGCAGCAGAAGCCCCTGATGGTCTCGCTGTTCTTGGGATTTTCTTAGAg ACAGGTGACGACCATCGCTGGCTGCATATGATCACCGACGCTCTGTTCATGGTGAAGTATAAG GGCAGCGACACAGATTTCAAAGGTTTCAACCCCAAGTGCCTCCTGCCCAGCAGCCTCCACTACTGGACGTACCTCGGCTCACTGACCACTCCCCCTTTACACGAGAGCGTTACCTGGATCCTCCTGAAGGAGCCAATCATCGTTTCAGACAAACAG CTGGGAATGTTCCGAATGCTCCTGTTCAATGGAGAGGATGAAGacgagaggaagaggatggagaaCAACTTCAGGCCTCCTCAGCCTCTCAAAGGCAGGGAAGTGCGTTCCTCCAATTAG